AAAACAAATTTTGTTTTGCGAATGATTTCTTTGGGCAGCTCTCTTAAGTCCTTTTCGTTTTCTTTAGGAAGAGCAATTTCATGAATTCCGGCTCGAAATGCCGCAGAAATTTTTTCTTTTATGCCGCCCACAGGCAAAATTTTACCGCGCAGAGTAACTTCGCCGGTCATGGCAATATCGTTTCTTATCGGACGCTCTGCCATTACCGAGGCCACCACCATGCAGACTGCCACACCCGCCGAGGGTCCGTCTTTGGGAATTGCTCCTGACGGGAAATGTATATGAATATCGAGTTCGCTGAAATCGTTGTGTCACTATTTGTGTTTTTAAATTTCTGCTCCATCGCGTCGATGGCCTTCTGCAAAGCACTAACTTTCCATCCAGTGTCAAACCCTTGTTCTCTGAGTCGATTCTCTCTGCGAATGGCTGCATACATTTTCTTCAATGATAGTTCATCACGTATGACAAAATAATTTCCTTCTGCCGGAACTGTTCCTGTTCCTCGTGGAGCCATCGGTCGCCTTGCGCGTGGACACCAATCATAAAGATCGAAGAAACAAAAGTGAAACGAACCATAGAGCGTGACTTCACCAGAAAATGCTTTCCATTCTGGTTTGAGCCTGCCGGAATCTTTAATCGCTTCGTTGAAGTATTTCGTAACATCCTGACTCCATTTCTGATCCAGTCCATCAGGCGCATTATCAACATTGATGTGCCAAATTATCGGACTCTTTGAATACATACCAAACACCTGTTCTTGAGCAGAGTTGATCGAGTCATAACCAAAAAGGTGATTCGTCATTTTATCTAATTTCGAATTCATTTCATCTGAAACATAACCTAACCTGATTGCAATTTCGATTTGCGTATTAAGTTCAACGAGAGAAGAACGTGCGATTTCAAAAAACCTCCTACGTTCGGCTGGTGATCTTCGGGATGAACCTTCTGCAAGATTAGAAGGTATCGAAACAGCGGCTCTTCTGATTTGATTCGTTATACCGTAGAGTTCTGATTTTGGAAACTTTTCAGTTATCTCGTAAATAAA
This portion of the candidate division KSB1 bacterium genome encodes:
- a CDS encoding endopeptidase La, which encodes MHIHFPSGAIPKDGPSAGVAVCMVVASVMAERPIRNDIAMTGEVTLRGKILPVGGIKEKISAAFRAGIHEIALPKENEKDLRELPKEIIRKTKFV
- a CDS encoding four helix bundle protein encodes the protein MLELNHKNRDFWKVGIKFVIFIYEITEKFPKSELYGITNQIRRAAVSIPSNLAEGSSRRSPAERRRFFEIARSSLVELNTQIEIAIRLGYVSDEMNSKLDKMTNHLFGYDSINSAQEQVFGMYSKSPIIWHINVDNAPDGLDQKWSQDVTKYFNEAIKDSGRLKPEWKAFSGEVTLYGSFHFCFFDLYDWCPRARRPMAPRGTGTVPAEGNYFVIRDELSLKKMYAAIRRENRLREQGFDTGWKVSALQKAIDAMEQKFKNTNSDTTISANSIFIYISRQEQFPKTDPRRVWQSAWWWPR